A part of Aegilops tauschii subsp. strangulata cultivar AL8/78 chromosome 2, Aet v6.0, whole genome shotgun sequence genomic DNA contains:
- the LOC109745922 gene encoding disease resistance RPP13-like protein 4, with translation MAVVLDALAACVIEKITNIGEEKIRMLLGVSQEINKLRGNVEPLQNLLTDAERRRITDKNLQAWVTKLKSAMYEADDILDLCQLEAMEREEKEHPIGGGASRCLSLREKLPFVGCLQPFLFCVKNPGFANEVGGRIKKLNDELATIRMGVADFNFIELGSYEQRRRPPASLASHPRRENAQFVQSDLVGDQIKKNTEELEHRLIADSRHEHGSTVIKVVAIVGQGGIGKSTLAKKVFASEAIKKEFKTKIWLSVTQQFTKVELLRTAISHAGGVHGDEKDETILVNALTDTLSKNKFLLVMDDVWNQEAWGNVLRTPVLNANATQPGSRVLVTSRKDDVVRSMGASIVRVNRLNDEDAWCLLKKQLPQPQVGVGSDFDELKDIGMKIIQKCDGLPLAIKVMGGLLSTRDPKERDWEIVLHKNLGWEEEDGEQEELNYSVSLSYDDLSVELKQCFLYYSLLPKDSRFTSQRIASMWICEGFVQHDGRSNLEQVDLEQIGADYHRELVARNLLELNYSNNNIWQYTLHDVIRSFAQFMAKEEAFVVHKDQVDIRNLLPKNNSICRLSIKSTHSELEWTILEKQERLRTLLLIGCKIKPGVSLENFARLRVLDISSKESDWLVDSVCELRHLRYLSFSNTNISRLPGDIHKMRFLQHIHLQSCTKLEKLPDNITKLACLRYLNLCGSNVDVMPRGFGGLTDLRSLHGFPVKMDGDWCTLEELEALSHLRNLSVQGLENVSSSSVAKRAKISNKKRLEYLDLKCYKYNHYEVRQIEVEQQEIIEAVFDELCPSPARLETLLIRRYFGRRLPNWLQSPVATTFKSLKDITLGHITHSTQLPDGLCRIHGLETLRILYAPAIEHVGPDFQTHDGDGGAAFPNLTRLELGALSEWKEWDWEEEEEQSKVIAMPALEHLVLRNCKLTHLPPGLASDRRYNLRTMRLQDLTLLEYVENFPSVVELRVYDCPELKRMSGLSKLRTVDICDCPKLELLEGVLALDSMELDCEHWEVTGPDARCTPKAKGYQQAEDELPRELPQDLVITRMNSLKR, from the exons ATGGCGGTTGTTCTTGATGCTTTGGCAGCCTGTGTGATAGAAAAGATCACGAACATCGGAGAAGAGAAGATCCGCATGCTGCTAGGCGTCTCCCAGGAGATCAACAAGCTGCGAGGCAACGTGGAGCCCCTCCAAAACCTCCTCACCGATGCCGAGAGGAGGCGCATCACTGACAAGAACTTGCAGGCATGGGTGACCAAGCTCAAGAGCGCCATGTACGAGGCCGATGACATCCTTGATCTCTGCCAGCTCGAGGCCATGGAGCGAGAGGAGAAGGAGCACCCCATCGGTGGGGGTGCCTCCCGCTGTTTATCCCTCCGGGAGAAGCTGCCATTTGTGGGGTGCCTCCAGCCGTTCCTGTTCTGCGTGAAGAACCCTGGATTCGCCAATGAGGTAGGCGGCCGCATCAAGAAGCTAAATGATGAGCTGGCCACCATCCGCATGGGCGTCGCTGACTTCAACTTCATTGAACTTGGCTCCTACGAGCAacggaggaggccgccggccagTTTGGCTTCCCACCCCAGGCGCGAGAATGCACAGTTTGTCCAATCAGATCTTGTGGGGGATCAGATCAAGAAGAATACAGAGGAACTGGAGCATAGGCTCATCGCCGACAGTCGCCACGAGCATGGTAGCACCGTCATCAAGGTGGTGGCCATAGTTGGCCAGGGCGGTATAGGGAAGAGCACCCTCGCCAAGAAGGTCTTCGCAAGTGAGGCCATCAAGAAGGAGTTCAAAACAAAGATCTGGCTGAGCGTCACTCAACAGTTCACCAAGGTGGAGCTACTAAGAACTGCCATCTCCCATGCCGGGGGGGTGCATGGTGATGAGAAGGACGAGACAATCCTTGTGAACGCCCTCACCGACACCCTATCAAAAAACAAGTTTCTGTTGGTCATGGATGATGTGTGGAACCAAGAAGCATGGGGCAATGTGCTTCGAACCCCGGTTCTTAACGCCAATGCTACACAACCAGGAAGCCGAGTCTTGGTTACCTCAAGAAAGGATGATGTTGTTAGGAGCATGGGAGCTTCCATCGTGCGTGTCAACAGGCTAAACGATGAAGATGCTTGGTGCTTGCTAAAGAAACAGCTGCCGCAGCCACAG GTCGGTGTTGGAAGTGATTTTGATGAGCTGAAAGATATTGGGATGAAGATTATACAAAAATGTGATGGGTTACCACTTGCTATTAAAGTTATGGGTGGACTCTTAAGCACAAGAGATCCTAAGGAACGCGACTGGGAAATTGTTTTACATAAGAATCTTGGTTGGGAAGAAGAAGACGGGGAACAAGAGGAACTAAACTACTCAGTAAGCTTGAGCTACGATGATTTATCTGTAGAGTTGAAGCAATGCTTTCTGTACTACTCACTTTTGCCAAAGGATTCGCGTTTTACAAGTCAAAGAATTGCTAGCATGTGGATTTGTGAAGGGTTTGTTCAGCATGATGGGAGGTCAAATTTAGAACAAGTCGATCTAGAACAAATAGGGGCTGATTATCATCGGGAGTTGGTGGCTAGGAATCTTTTGGAGCTCAATTATTCAAATAATAACATATGGCAGTACACCTTGCATGATGTTATCCGCTCGTTTGCTCAATTTATGGCTAAAGAAGAAGCGTTCGTGGTTCACAAGGATCAAGTTGACATTAGAAATCTTCTTCCAAAAAACAATTCTATTTGCCGTCTCTCGATAAAATCTACTCATTCAGAACTAGAGTGGACCATCCTAGAGAAGCAAGAAAGATTGAGGACATTATTATTGATAGGCTGTAAGATCAAACCTGGTGTCTCATTGGAGAATTTTGCTAGGCTACGGGTATTGGATATAAGCTCCAAGGAATCTGATTGGTTAGTGGACTCTGTGTGTGAGCTAAGGCACCTAAGATATCTGTCATTCTCCAATACAAATATATCTAGGCTTCCCGGTGACATCCATAAGATGAGGTTCCTTCAACACATTCATCTCCAGAGCTGTACAAAGTTGGAAAAGCTCCCTGACAACATCACAAAACTAGCGTGTTTAAGATATCTTAACTTATGTGGGTCCAATGTAGATGTTATGCCAAGAGGGTTTGGTGGTCTAACAGATTTGAGATCCCTTCATGGATTTCCAGTGAAGATGGATGGGGACTGGTGCACTTTGGAAGAGTTGGAGGCTCTGTCACATCTTAGAAATCTTTCAGTCCAAGGTCTAGAGAATGTGTCTAGTAGTTCAGTTGCAAAAAGGGCCAAGATTAGCAACAAGAAGAGGCTGGAATATTTGGATTTAAAGTGCTACAAGTACAACCATTATGAAGTGCGCCAAATTGAGGTGGAGCAACAAGAGATAATAGAGGCTGTATTTGATGAGTTGTGCCCTTCACCTGCTAGATTGGAGACACTATTGATACGAAGATATTTCGGTCGTCGACTACCAAATTGGCTGCAGTCCCCAGTGGCAACAACCTTTAAAAGCTTGAAGGATATTACACTAGGGCACATAACACACAGCACCCAACTACCCGATGGTTTGTGCAGGATACACGGTTTGGAAACACTACGTATCTTGTATGCTCCAGCCATCGAGCATGTCGGGCCTGACTTCCAGACCCATGATGGAGATGGAGGTGCTGCATTCCCAAATCTGACAAGATTGGAGCTGGGAGCCCTGTCCGAATGGAAGGAGTGGGactgggaggaggaggaggagcagagcAAAGTCATAGCCATGCCCGCTCTGGAGCATCTCGTACTCAGGAACTGCAAGCTGACACACCTTCCTCCAGGACTTGCTAGTGACCGCAGGTACAATCTGAGAACCATGCGCCTACAGGATCTCACGCTCCTAGAATATGTGGAGAACTTCCCTTCAGTTGTGGAGCTCAGAGTGTACGACTGCCCTGAGCTCAAGAGGATGAGCGGCCTCTCCAAGCTGCGGACGGTCGACATCTGCGATTGCCCAAAGCTGGAGCTGCTGGAGGGCGTCCTGGCGCTGGACAGTATGGAGTTGGATTGCGAACACTGGGAGGTTACTGGACCAGATGCCAGGTGCACCCCCAAGGCCAAGGGATATCAACAAGCTGAAGACGAACTGCCGCGTGAGCTCCCACAAGATCTTGTTATAACGAGGATGAACTCGCTCAAGAGATGA